In one Leishmania mexicana MHOM/GT/2001/U1103 complete genome, chromosome 19 genomic region, the following are encoded:
- a CDS encoding putative extracellular receptor, with product MPALTSAKHRRSAVALLATAAFVILVCLLTRSASGAATGNSSGLVWVILTDLSRTTMTEASLSEAITAFLTNTSATHQYLTTLFRPAPIILDTGGNLLTALTQITVLLNNPLTFPNVLFLAETADVSASVVDMLRQNDTTSDILIVSAHSSNTRLCDPKTNLRTMCMVPRDMINVRGLLEVVSNQLSWYSMSLALSNDDYGDGVEQAVTSQVQTASTTATIVAHAFVNGAASTTEDDAVVASLIKYRARGVGCFLREAETRRLHAAVERNSRAANSVFLIASRESLNVLPNLTGDINGSAKPWGAIFVSAYTPPAELVSQGFFPTTRGTAVDDYGAFMLSHLLDGLLMLDAAKGAIDNMSALRAVRFGGYSGNVAFDSIYYQRVETVFSLITTSHTVRNPLVTWTLKDYSLDAEQVNVNPNVTSALIMASPLRTAKVCMASPSNCAFTQMMMSMLFVLTAHNEKVAENDSDGVFNFYPVAVSTGASGVTGLASLIPIARSCTVLTGPGSDAVVMAVTPVVNEFQIPQLDYAVSNDYFTDNVHTYPYFSRSLPMNTFADVAVTQLCVHYGWERVIIITSNDQFGISRAQSMATRMQQQNLYVETTYYLSDGDNATVADCMEKIYAKMVSRIIILINPFTATQAETFFRLSDYLTYMRQYIFFMDSGLCHAAAASVNGDALRQKLPSSICVYPNVTQTRLAALNTLYTSSDYATTRQEMRKLMSDGGFLSSVESCDISSISPYSGFAVDAGYVLIDSISRAIADNVSLNVAAHLLPYIRSTSIDEFTGDCTIDSTGNRLYAAYSINIQPLNGSSLFIGTWNSKASPALEVTESSFVWLTNSTAVPLDTFRDASFVLSTAFSASPGAIVISILGFIFTIAVFSFCYRHYRMQKLIEQALEANQFPVTDEELRCLRGIKDDV from the coding sequence ATGCCCGCATTGACTTCTGCGAAGCATCGCCGCTCAGCGGTCGCGCTgctcgccactgctgccttCGTCATACTCGTGTGCTTGCTAACCCGCAGCGCAAGCGGTGCAGCAACCGGAAACTCGAGTGGGCTGGTGTGGGTAATTCTCACGGACCTCAGCCGCACCACCATGACAGAGGCGTCTCTCTCGGAGGCAATCACGGCCTTCCTAACAAACACATCCGCGACGCACCAGTACCTCACCACTCTCTTCCGCCCTGCGCCCATCATCCTCGACACTGGCGGCAATCTCCTCACCGCACTGACGCAGATCACCGTCTTGCTGAATAACCCGCTCACCTTCCCGAACGTCCTGTTCCTGGCCGAGACGGCCGACGTGTCGGCGTCAGTGGTGGATATGCTGCGGCAGAACGACACGACGTCCGACATCCTCATTGTCTCCGCCCACTCATCGAACACGCGGCTGTGCGATCCAAAGACGAATCTGCGCACTATGTGCATGGTGCCGCGCGACATGATCAACGTCCGTGGGCTGCTCGAGGTCGTGTCGAATCAGCTGAGCTGGTACTCCATGAGCCTCGCCCTGAGCAACGACGACTATGGAGACGGCGTCGAACAGGCCGTCACGTCGCAGGTGCAGACGGCGTCCACAACGGCAACTATTGTGGCGCACGCATTCGTGAACGGCGCTGCCTCGACGACAGAGGACGATGCTGTCGTCGCCTCCCTCATCAAATACCGCGCGCGAGGCGTGGGTTGCTTCCTGCGCGAGGCAGAGACGCgtcgcctgcacgccgcggtggagcgcaacagccgcgccgccaacAGCGTCTTTCTCATCGCATCACGTGAGAGCCTGAACGTGCTGCCAAACCTGACCGGTGACATCAACGGATCCGCGAAGCCGTGGGGTGCCATCTTCGTCTCTGCCTACACGCCTCCGGCGGAGCTTGTCAGCCAAGGCTTTTTTCCCACGAcacgcggcaccgccgtggaTGACTACGGCGCCTTCATGCTGAGTCACCTGCTCGATGGCCTTCTCATGCTGGACGCTGCAAAGGGGGCGATCGACAACATGTCCGCACTGCGCGCCGTCCGTTTCGGCGGCTACAGCGGCAACGTTGCCTTCGACTCGATCTACTACCAGCGCGTCGAGACGGTATTCTCCCTCATCACGACCAGCCACACGGTGCGCAACCCACTCGTGACGTGGACTCTGAAGGACTACTCGTTAGACGCGGAGCAGGTGAATGTGAACCCGAATGTGACGAGTGCCCTCATTatggcgtcgccgctgcgcacagcCAAGGTCTGCATGGCGTCACCATCGAACTGCGCGTTCACGCAGATGATGATGTCGATGTTGTTTGTGCTTACGGCCCACAACGAGAAGGTCGCCGAgaacgacagcgacggcgtctTCAATTTCTACCCGGTTGCCGTGAGCAcgggcgccagcggcgtcacGGGGCTGGCGTCGTTGATCCCGATAGCGCGCTCGTGTACAGTGCTCACGGGGCCTGGCTCCGACGCGGTTGTCATGGCTGTCACCCCTGTCGTGAACGAGTTTCAGATCCCGCAGCTCGACTACGCCGTCTCGAACGACTACTTCACCGACAACGTGCACACGTATCCGTACTTCTCGCGGAGCTTGCCAATGAACACCTTTGCGGATGTGGCGGTGACGCAGCTCTGCGTGCACTACGGGTGGGAGCGCGTGATCATCATCACGTCGAACGACCAGTTCGGCATCTCGCGCGCACAGTCGATGGCGACGAGGATGCAACAGCAGAACCTCTATGTGGAGACGACCTACTACCTCTCCGACGGCGACAACGCCACCGTGGCAGACTGCATGGAGAAGATCTACGCCAAGATGGTGAGCCGCATCATCATTCTCATCAACCCATTCACGGCGACCCAGGCGGAGACCTTCTTCCGGCTCAGCGACTACCTCACCTACATGCGCCAGTACATCTTCTTTATGGACAGCGGGCtctgccacgccgccgcggcctccGTGAACGGCGATGCACTGCGTCAGAAACTGCCGAGCTCCATCTGCGTCTACCCCAACGTGACGCAGACCCGTCTGGCGGCACTGAACACTCTCTACACAAGCAGCGACTACGCGACGACGCGGCAGGAGATGCGCAAGCTCATGAGTGACGGCGGGTTCCTCTCGTCGGTAGAGTCGTGTGACATCAGCTCCATCAGCCCCTACAGTGGCTTCGCCGTGGACGCCGGTTACGTCCTGATAGACTCCATCTCTCGCGCCATCGCTGACAATGTCTCGCTGAATGTCGCCGCCCATCTGCTGCCCTACatccgcagcacctccattGACGAGTTCACTGGCGACTGCACCATCGACTCCACCGGCAACCGCCTCTACGCCGCCTACTCGATCAACATCCAGCCCTTGAACGGCAGCTCGCTTTTCATCGGCACCTGGAACTCGAaggcgtcgccggcgctggaAGTTACGGAGTCGTCGTTTGTGTGGCTGAcgaacagcaccgccgtACCACTCGACACGTTCCGGGATGCGTCCTTCGTCCTCAGCACGGCCTTCTCGGCCTCTCCGGGGGCGATAGTCATTTCCATTCTCGGCTTCATCTTCACCATAGCCGTCTTCTCCTTCTGCTACCGCCACTACCGCATGCAGAAGCTCATTGAACAGGCGCTGGAAGCGAACCAGTTCCCGGTGACggacgaggagctgcgtTGCCTGCGCGGCATCAAGGACGACGTGTAG
- a CDS encoding DNA-directed RNA polymerase, alpha subunit,putative, translating to MSKPRRDVNKVQIGYHRAENTETVSSPHTYAYSSGKSVPSTTKPDKPTVSNIRIVSAVAGLPPSRFAANASMKREKNEEGSESATAAASSASSSLVHGAASEARATVDGFPWSTRRVERMSFEMQNVSPPISNLFRRVLTTEVPTLAFDRVLIEENDSPVLDELLSHRLGLVPVAGPVMKMHYITESNQASFNNLDPSRVLLFELDATGAKDAAVTPVYSRQLQWVPLPGQDKKTGAVAGVCQAGSEECAGADDDDDAVFLVHPDILLTKLGPGQRIKLKAIAVKGLGAVHAKWSPVSACYYEMKTSVELCERLTGSAAEALVKSCPTGVFGYEGGQKGAAATVVAPEKCTLCRECLRRDDTGPGAATNEGDRVRVQKDKTHVLFHIESVGQLHPAQILRFGLRLFAERCRALAEMVQSTEVHVVDAGAKSLEH from the coding sequence ATGTCGAAGCCACGGCGGGACGTCAACAAGGTGCAGATCGGCTACCACCGTGCTGAGAACACCGAGACGGTAAGTTCGCCGCACACGTATGCCTACAGCAGTGGTAAGAGCGTTCCGTCCACCACCAAGCCGGATAAGCCGACAGTGTCGAATATCCGCATCGTGTCTGCCGTCGCCgggctgccgccgtcgcgctttGCAGCCAATGCGTCGATGAAGCGGGAGAAGAACGAAGAGGGGTCAGAGAGCGCTACCGCCGCAGCAAGCAGCGCGTCATCGTCGTTGGTGCATGGCGCGGCAAGCGAGGCGCGGGCGACCGTAGACGGATTCCCTTGGTCGACGCGGCGGGTGGAGCGGATGTCGTTCGAGATGCAGAACGTGAGTCCTCCCATTTCGAACCTGTTCCGTCGGGTGCTGACGACGGAGGTGCCGACGCTGGCATTCGACCGCGTTTTAATCGAAGAAAACGATAGCCCGGTGCTGGATGAGCTTCTGTCGcaccgcctcggcctcgTTCCGGTGGCGGGTCCGGTAATGAAGATGCACTACATCACCGAGAGCAATCAGGCAAGCTTTAACAATCTGGACCCGAGCCGCGTGCTGCTGTTTGAGCTGGACGCCACGGGCGCCAAGgatgcggcggtgacgccggTGTATAGCCGCCAGCTGCAgtgggtgccgctgccggggcAGGATAAGAAAACCGGCGCTGTGGCGGGCGTCTGCCAAGCGGGGAGCGAGGAGTGTgccggcgcagacgacgatgacgacgcggTGTTCCTCGTGCATCCTGATATCCTGCTCACCAAGCTAGGCCCTGGCCAGCGCATCAAGCTCAAGGCGATCGCTGTGAAGGGCCTCGGTGCCGTGCACGCCAAGTGGAGCCCAGTGTCGGCGTGCTACTACGAGATGAAGACCTCCGTCGAGCTCTGTGAGCGGCTGACAGGCTCGGCGGCCGAGGCGCTCGTGAAGTCCTGCCCCACTGGTGTTTTCGGCTACGAAGGTGGCCAAAagggtgcggcagcgactgTCGTAGCGCCGGAGAAGTGCACCCTGTGCCGCGAGTGCCTCCGCAGGGACGACACGGGTCCTGGGGCCGCCACCAACGAGGGCGACCGAGTTCGTGTGCAGAAGGACAAGACACACGTCCTCTTTCACATTGAGAGCGTGGGCCAGCTGCACCCGGCACAGATTCTGCGCTTCGGCCTCCGTCTCTTCGCTGAGCGCTGCCGGGCACTCGCGGAGATGGTGCAGTCGACCGAGGTGCACGTGGTGGATGCGGGCGCCAAGTCACTGGAGCATTGA